In Ovis canadensis isolate MfBH-ARS-UI-01 breed Bighorn chromosome 11, ARS-UI_OviCan_v2, whole genome shotgun sequence, one genomic interval encodes:
- the LOC138447365 gene encoding olfactory receptor-like protein DTMT isoform X1, translated as MGNQTVVSEFLLLGLPIRPDQQDLFYTLFLAMYVTTILGNLLILVLICLDPHLHTPMYLLLSNLSFSDLCFSSVTMPKLLQDMQSHISSIPYAGCLTQMYFFLLFADLESFLLVAMAYDRYVAICFPLRYTTILSPRLCLSLLVLSWVLTICVSLLHTLLMARLSFCADNVIPHFFCDMSALLKLACSDIQINETVIFILGGLVIIVPFLLIFSSYARIVSSILKARSARGIRKAFSTCGSHLSVVSLFYGTITGLYLCPSSNNSTVKETVMAVMYTVVTPMLNPFIYSLRNQDIKGALRRVFSKWTVSFFSNQ; from the coding sequence ATGGGAAACCAAACAGTCGTCTCAGAATTCCTCCTCCTGGGCCTGCCCATTAGACCTGATCAGCAAGACCTGTTCTACACTCTGTTCCTGGCCATGTACGTTACCACCATCCTGGGGAACCTTCTCATCCTCGTCCTCATTTGCCTggacccccacctccacacacccATGTATTTGCTTCTCAGTAACCTGTCTTTCTCTGACCTCTGCTTCTCCTCTGTCACAATGCCCAAATTGCTACAGGACATGCAGAGCCACATCTCGTCCATCCCCTATGCTGGCTGCCTGACACAAATGTACTTCTTCCTGCTTTTTGCAGACCTGGAGAGCTTCCTCCTTGTggccatggcctatgaccgctacgtGGCCATCTGCTTCCCCCTGCGCTACACCACCATCCTGAGCCCCAGGCTCTGTCTCTCCCTGCTGGTGCTGTCCTGGGTGCTGACCATCTGCGTTTCTTTGTTGCACACCCTGCTCATGGCTCGGCTGTCTTTCTGTGCTGATAACGTGATCCCCCACTTCTTCTGTGACATGTCAGCTCTGCTAAAGTTGGCCTGCTCTGACATTCAGATAAATGAAACGGTGATTTTTATCTTGGGAGGGCTTGTCATTATTGTTCCATTCCTGTTGATATTTTCATCCTATGCGCGAATCGTGTCCTCCATCCTCAAGGCCCGCTCTGCCAGGGGTATCCGCAAAGCTTTCTCCACCTGTGGCTCCCACCTCTCCGTGGTGTCTCTCTTCTATGGGACAATCACTGGCCTCTATCTTTGCCCTTCATCTAACAACTCTACTGTTAAAGAGACTGTCATGGCTGTGATGTACACTGTGGTgacccccatgctgaaccccttcatctacaGCCTGAGGAATCAAGACATAAAGGGAGCCCTGAGAAGAGTCTTTTCAAAATGGACAGTTAGCTTTTTTTCCAACCAGTGA